The sequence ATGGTATGTCGTACTACCCTGTACCACCCGGTATAGAGTGTATCGTACCAGGAGAAACCGGTACGAAACTCAACTTCAAGTCGATACAAGCCTCATACCACCTCGTACCGAGGCGTACTGACCTGTACTAAAACGTATCGTGGTGTATCGAGGTGCGTACTAGGCTATACCAAAGTGTACCGACTTGTATCGAGGCGTAACgagataaaaattgagaaaaatagttACATAGCTATTTTGGTGTTGGGTGTGTACCTGTGTTGTATCGTACTGAACTAATAAGGTACCTATACGGTACTCGTACTGAGATTGCAGACTTTGCCTTTGAAAAGTGATATATTGGAACAAAGATTGGTTCTTAGACAAATAAGAGGAAAACTTCTTGAACTGAAAAATGATTGCTTGTAAGGAAGAGTAGGTCCATTCATATTTGTAAGGTAGCGAAGGTCGTACAGTCACGAGTGCCCAGCACTAAAACTAGGACTACTGTCAAATGAAATGACATCTTACAATCCCCTAAATTTGCCTACTCTTCTTTCGCTTGCATTTTCTGCTAGAGCTGGCTTGTACTCAACATGTTTGACGGAGCAAGGAGAAACTCTTAGGTTCAAAACACTCTTTAACAATCTGTAAGACACCAAGGCCGAGCAAGCTGTTTGAAAGTTATTCCTCCACTCTTCCACAAGAATGTTCTCATATGATCAAGTATGCACTCACTTTTTGATTGGGAAACCGGTAGCTCTGTCATAATGCTGTTCACAATATATGCAAGACTCCAAGATCTGGCATTTTGTTGGGACATCCAATTGAGTGATATTTGGATCAATCTGCTTTTCCTGGTATCTGTTGCAATTTTTGGCCTTTGTGATATTAGCTTTGCTTGCCACAAGTCTCGGACTTGAGAGCACCTGAATGATGTGTCTAACATGATGCATGCCTCCTGTCAAGCCCATCAAACCCTGACGTTTCTAATTTCCTAGCAAACAAGCACTGGTCATTTCAGTGCGTTCATAGAATTATCTATGCAATGCGGGAATAATACTTTATCTCCTGTGACCTGTCTATCAAAATCTCACTTGCATTGATGCACTAATGTTGACGACACTACTGCAGTGTTGATTATTAGCTAGGTATCTGCAATCAAAATCTGTGCTAACAATcccatgtttattttttttttttcactttttagACTTCATTTGATGAAAGTGGGGTTTGTGCATGCATGTTTGTGTGTGTATTTTTGGAGTTTTACAACATTCATTTTCTGCtgagagtttttcttttctgtttgacagattcaagatgaaggacGGACTAAAGTTAGGAAAGCTTTGACACCATCCACTATTCAATTGGCATTACAAAGAATATTGCCCTTTCCATGCAAAATGCAGTATACCGCAGTCATTCTTATGCCCCAGCTATCTCGCTTAAAGTTGTTGAAGTCCTTACTTCAATTCAGATCCAATGGGTTTAGTAGAGATGCAAAGGTTGGATACTAATTGTTTTGTGGACAGATTTtctcttgttcttttttttgataacaTGGTCTTTCATTGTAAGTATCATCGAAGTTGCCCTTCTGTTATTCTAACACTATCACTTCTAGCTCAtaaaggccctgtttgggggagttgTTGGCAGtaaagcttttggaagtagaacttttataaaaaactgtttattgtttggtaactacatttctaaagtactgtggcactttaacatgtatttggtaaataaactgaaaaagtacttttgtatgacaaaattactataaaggatattgcatagtattatacaacaaagcataataaaatataacatatattaatatataaatatatgatataatataatatcactgtaatgtaatataatattattataatatagtaatataatattgtatactatagcataataatttaacataatattaaattatttaacatcacATAttgatgtattatgatataatgtaatataatattatatttatagtataatacaataatcaatgtataaaatattataattattagcgtacattaatttttcataatataacataatattaaattatttaacatcatatattaatgtattatgatataatataatataatattatatttatagtataatacaataataaatgtataaaatattataattattagcataaattaatttttcataatgtaacataatattaaattatttaacataatatattaatgtattatgatataatgtaatataatattatatttatagtataatacaattataaaggtataaaataataataggaAATAAGAATACCTTTTCTTGCACAGAAGGGAGTCTGATTCACGGCTAGAATTTTTTCTtagggctccagcagatttttaggtttataaagggacaatatgtaattgttatattttattgtgtattttggttaaaaaaatagttttctaacaaagctcaaaacagctttttcggaaagctccaaaatagaaCTTCTTCCATAAagttgtttttagctttctggaaaagctaaaacagctttctgaaatttttaccaaacactttttttatccaaaagtgcttttggagggctaGAAAGTAATTTTTGGCCTTTCAAAAGCTTCCACAAACGGGGCCGAAGATATTAGTACTTATAGCACAACTGGTTCCTCAACCATGAATCTCACAATAGGTAGGTGCTCATATCTGGTCTTGTTTTTGAAGATATTCTGAtaatacaaataaaaaaaaatgagggcTGCTTTctcatctcaaagtgaactactagtgatagaaagaaagaatcttAAAGAAATTTTGTCATTGTTTCGAAAAACTTGAAGCATTACACCGCATaatttgagcttaaattttaaCATCTTAGCTATCATGGCTTCAATTTTGATGGGATCTTGTCACTGCTGGAATTATTTGGACCTTTTCATGTCTTGGAATCTTCTTTTACAGAAAGCAAGGACGCATCTGATCTGGCTTTTTTCACAGATTTTGGCCGGTGCAGCAGGTGCAGTGGTTTTAGCAGTCAGTTTGTGGAGATACTCGCGAAGTACCCTGAACTCATAGGAGATTCTGCTTTACAGAAATCCAATAAGGAggatttttgaaatgaattgtaTCTCACCGAAGATTGGAAACTGGAAGACCACTGACTCGACCATTTTCCCTGGTGTCCTGTTTGGGTCAGCGATCTGATCCTATCAAGGGAATGAGGAATGGTCTCTGATTCATATGCTGGTCTCCCATTCACATTTGTTCGAAGGTTTTGTGTCTGTATGATTTGTTGTAGATGCACAAGTCATACTGTGCAATGTGTTTTTTATAGGGCTGGTATAGGTGCCAGGTGACAAGTCCAAGGAGTTAACCTCTGATATACATCATTTTATAGACTTTAACCTCTGATTAATGAAAGAAATTTATGAAAAAGAGATTTGGCTGCCTGAACATGTTGTTTTCCTATAAACCATGAATTCTACCTGCAGATATCAGGTGTGGTGGTTTGCTCCATTATCTTAATAATTTTGTTAGATGGAAAGTACTCTTGAACCAAAGCATGCATGGAACCCCCAAGGCTTGTTTATGATAGCATGCCCTTGTTCCATGATTACTAACTTAAATGCGATCGATCTGCACATTTTAAGGTGAATACGTGAAATTTCTGTATTATTGCTCTtccttatttttcatttttgcaAGAAATGCTAATGGTTGTGATGAGTATACTCCATGTATTTCCTCTCAGATAATTGGTGCTTGTTTGGTGGGAATGGGAGCGCGAAGAAGACATTGCGCCTGAGGGGGTGACCCAGGGGGATTGGGCCCGTGAGGCCGTGACCCTCACGATGACCCTGTCCGGTTCTGTCTCTTCTTCTCTgggctccccttttatagagttCTGCCGGATCCGGCAGGATTTGTCCCCACGGGGGCCCTTAATGTATTTCTTGTGCATTAATTGGGAGTAAGATGAGCAACTACAGGTTCCCTGCCATTGGAGATGTTAAGGGGCTAGCATTATTTGAAGCCTCAGGAAGGGAATGGGAGAGACGCAAAGCTGTAGGTCCTACAACCtaaataatttcaatacatGGTAAATGAACTTTTTAAATAGTATCGTGAATCCACATAAGAAAGCAACAATTTGTTCAGCCCATGCCTAGGAAGGGTCGTAGAACATGCATCTGAACATCCCACAAACGTTGCATTGAATGGAAGTTATAGTTTGGACgttgaattttagatttaatgcTTTTCTTGAGTCTCTGCATCCTTACGGCAATGGTGGTGACTGATGCCCATGTGGAAGATGAGTGTCATCTGCCTGAGATCATATATATTAACTATGTTTTGTGCAACTTTGGCCTATGAGTCCATAACTCGTACGCTGAAAGGTTAGATTTCTATTTAACCCACATAGTTAGACTCGTGGTAACCATCGAAAGAAGCTGGCATTCTTCTCACCAATCGGGCCTCCGGCAGCATGGTTGACCTTCTCATCAAAGATGAGCCCTTTGACAAGCTCGGTGTCACCGTAGGTGACATCACGGTGGTCAATGAGATCGGGCTGGGCGGGGTTGATGATGGATAGGACAGCGTCGACGACGAGGAGGGCGAGGAGGGAGAAGTATAGGGAGGTGACGGCGAACATGACGAGGGAGTCACGATCGGAGAGATCGATGGGGAGGGCCATGCCATGGAGGACATTGACGGCGCAGACGGAGAGGCGGTGGAGACAATGGTAGCGTGTACGTCGacggggaggaggaagagggagcgGCGGCGGAGGAACCCGGCGAGAACGATGATAGTGGTGGTGCCGTCGTCGGCGTTGGTATCCTGCGAGCGAGAGACATCGACGAGCATCTTGGCGGCAGGCTGGAGGACCTCCATCTTGTTGAGGATGGTGGCGCCGTTGCTGCTAGTGATGACCTTGCAGGAGGCGGAGGCGATCATCTTATCTATACCCTCGGGGCCGAGCCTGGTCCGCATGGTGTTCGCCACTGTGTGGGTGGCGACGATTTTGGCCTAACAGTTGTCGTCGTGCCGCTTGTTGTCGACGTAGCCCTCCATCTTCAAGGAGGTGCGGATGCAGTGACGACGGCCGCCATGGGAGAGCATGAGGAGGAAGGAGATCACGATGAGCGGGCGAGAGAAACCACAGAAGAAAAGGAGAGCAATATATGTTGCTTTCTAGTTGGACTGGACCACCGCTGAGCTGGAGGACCTGGTTCAACTAATAATTTCTTTTCTCTGGAGTCCGGCGATGGCTACTTGgcccaagagagagagagaccgttTGGGAAAAGTCGATGGAAGGCGCTTCTCTCCTTCCCGGCCGCCGGATAAAGTTGTGCGATATACAAATGCTTAATTAATACCTCGTATTCGAGCACACATCGTGACACTGCTTTAGGCTGGACCTGCACATCCTTCACCATTAGAGTCACAGGTTGGCTACGTTGGCCAGCAAAAAAATATGGCTCTAAATTTAGGTCTTGCCTCTTGACTTATTACCAAATGCGCCCCCTGGCAAATGGGGTTATGAGATTACAGAGTTTCAATTATAATTGCACCTGCCCCACCCAAAACGCATGCATGCTGGACTCTTGATTCCATTTTTATGATAATTCTGACCTCGAGAGGGCATCTTAACGATTCATTAGACGGCTCATGTAAGCCAAAACATGAAACGTTCTTTTAGTTGGGGGTACTCTAGATAAGCCTTGGCTAGCTCAATATCAGAGGCGGAGGTTCGAGACACTCtatggtctttggaggaggacAGAGCTCCGAGTCTGGACTGGTTTTCCCCAGTTTTTTTCAGGAGATACTGACAGATCATTGGGCAGGAGGTGACGTCAGCCATCCAGCAGCTCTTTTTGTCTTGGATGATGCTTGAAGAATGGCAAAGGACTTTCATCACCCTGGTTTCGAAGAGACAAGATCTAACAGAGCCTAGACATTTTCGGCCGCTCAGTTTGTGCACCACCCTGTACAAGATAGTGGCGAAAATTCTGGTCCAGAGGATGAGAAGGATCCTTCTCAGACTAATATGCCCAAGCAGGGGGCTTTTGTGGGCGGTCGATTTAACTTCGACAATGTGCTAGTTACTCAGGAGTTCATGTTTGACCTTCAAAGGGCTCCGAGGGGCCGGAGTATGATGGGAGTTAAGTTTGGCATGGAGAGAGCCTACGACAGGATGAGGTAGAATTTCGTAATTCACTCCCTAGTCACCTTTGGTTTTCACCCACAGTGGATTAGGTAGATTCAGCCATCCAGTCCCCCCGTCCTTTGCCATCTTGGTCAATGGATCCTCCTCAGTTTTTTCGGTCTTCGGTTGGGCTGAGGCAGGAATGCCCCCTGTCGCTGCTTTTGTTTATCATCTGCACTGACTACTTGTCTCATACGCTTCGCCGTGCTACAACGCTCCAGAAAGTGGAGGCCTACAGATTGACGCCGGAGTTGACTCAAGTCTCGCACCTACTTTTTGTCGATGATTGCCTACTGTTAATCCAAGCGACTAGACGGTCGTCTTAGGGTATTCGAAGGATTTTGAGAGAGTATTGTGCGGTTTTTGGCTAGCAGGTCAACCTGGTGAAGTTAGCTATCTGTTTCAGCCTGACCCACCCAGAGGTGAAGATGGCGATCACTAGTATTCTAGAGATTGGGGAGCAGGAGGGCATTCTGAGTTGTCTAGGGGTTCCGATCACTGGCAGACGGTTCTGCAGAGCGGAGTGCATTCACATGGAGCAGGGTATTAGATGTAGAATAGAGAGCTGGCACGCGGGCGCTCTGTCTACGATAGGCCGAGTCATTCTAGTATGGTCAGTACTGAGCTCAATCCCTATCTATCTGAAGTCCCATACGATGGTGCTAAGTGCTGCACTGAGGTGCATGGAGAGGTAGTTCAGGAGTTTCCTTTGGGGGTGACATGGAGCAGGAGTGGGGTTCACCTATTGGTCTGGGAGACGGTCTGCCGGCCAACTAGCAATGGAAGGTTGGGCATCCACTCTTTGACCGAGCGACGGGAGATCCTTGTGACCAGGTTAGTTGCTAGATTCCTTCTGGAGCCGGGATGTCTCTGGGGCAccttgatgagggccaagtacggGGATCCAACCGCGCCGGTTGTCTTTCGCACGAGCTACCGCAGTTCCTTTATCTGAAGGGAGATCTGTGCCCGTGCCTCGATGGTCTTACCGAAGATCAGATGGAAGATCGAGGACGACCGAGCTATTGATGTCTTAGAGGATAGTTGGCTCTTGAGGTGCCACTCCATGATTAGCCCACCCTGGCCAATATTGGTTGCCTGGAGGGGCATAGGGTCTGCGACTTGTTTATCCCGAGTGGGTGAGCGTGGGATGAGGATCTCGTCCGACAGGCCTTCAGGGAGTGGCTTGCTGAGCAAGTCTTATTTCTGTTGATTTTGCTGAGGTGGTTCGGGACAGGAGGGTATGGAGCATGGCTAGGAGGCCAGAGGTGAAGGCCCGAGATTTCGCCTGGGTCGTCAGGAGGCCTTCGGCGTGAGAGATTGTGGGGGGTTAGATATAGAGGCTCCGCATTCACCTCTAAGTCACCTTGGTCATCTGAAAGGTGGCTTGGGGTTGTTTGCCTACCAGAGGTATGCTAGCCCGACGAGGGATGCATATTTCGCATGAGTGCCCTGATTGCCCGAGGGTGGAGGAGTCCATCTTTCATGTCATCCTTGGATGCCTGATGGCTACCCAGATCTGGGGGTGCGCCTCGGGCCCCCAAACCCCCCGATAGGGGTGGTTGTTGATAGATGATTTCCTCCTCTTTCTGGAGACTTCTTTGTAGAGGTCGAGTTTGGAGGGTCCGGGGATCAGCGCTGCCTACTTGGCTTACCACAACTGCTTGGATAGGAATACCCGGGTCTTTGAGAATAGAATAATGCACTCGAGGTTGGTAGCTAATCGGGCTCTTCTTTATGCGGCGGAGGTCACCTGCGCGGTCACACAATCGTCCTTTGAGATGGCCGGGAAACACCGGGGCTCCCCTTCTGCTCTTGTAGCGTCGAGGACTGTTATGGTCTCCTGGGAGCTCCCACCCCTTGGTTTTCAAAAGATGAATTTCGATGGTAGTGTGGGCGAAAAAGGGAGCACTGGAGGCGTGGACTTCAAGATCAGAGGCCACAAGGCCAGGTTGATAGCGGTTGGCAGCCGGAGGATATTCAATACTTCTGTTGTCGGTGCTGAgcttagaaaagcatgaaagagAGTCACCTATGCGAGACGGGTGCTGGGGGCAGACTGCATCCTCCTCAAGGGTGATTCGGCCACAGCGGCGAGTAGATTCAAGGTGAGGGcccctgttgcccaaggtgacaacccaagagaggggatgaattgggtttttctaaatttttggtgctttaaaagttttcttagttatgtgcggtggatgctttcttaaattatttgaatgaattaaactagagcaaagatgaaagataatgcaagaataagcataagaacaagcacaacacaaacacaacgatatatagtggttcggtgcaccccaaggcacctacgtccacttcccaagcgttcccttggaaattttactataacccctcggattacagtaggattgttttccgggctcacaatctaaaacctttacaattggttttccgggacaccaataaacctaactattggttttacgggcttaccaacaacctacgttggttttacgggcttaccaacaacctacaatgttggttttacgggcttatcaacaacctacaatgttggttttacggacttaccaacaaaccttaccacaagaataaagaacaaggatctaaagctcctaaatgagcaaataaaacaattataagctacaaagaagagtttagaatatagttatcgctttaataaggctcttctcttttttgtcaagattgcttcactcttcaaggattggtggagctcttaatatctcttggaatctgctcaaccactttcttttggctcttgaatgaagcaattgaatgaagcttgccttgctaggattttctcttgaatggacttgatgattttcaaaaggttgcttcctttgatgaatactccctcttaaatacttctccaacctccaaatcgaccttcctgaccgttggattgaagaaactatccGTTTATAGccattgggagtccaaaaagtacttctgcacaactagacATTATGCTGTCAATCGTGCTCGGGTCGACCACAATTCTATTCGGGTTGACCCCaccttcactggggtcgacccctactcttctggggtcggctcaacagtgttggggtcgaccccaatacTTCTGGGGTCGGCCCGGACAGAAAATTCAGAGAGTATGTTTTTTTTGCATTGCAGCTACAGtgtctcgggtcgaccccagcttttCTCGGGTTGACCCCGCTACAGTGTTTTCAGGGAATACATTTTCTGCATTGCAAGCTTGGGGTCGGCTCtgacttttctggggtcggctccattggGGTTGGCTCCAACATTCTTGGGGCCGACCCAAAACCTGTGCCAATGACTCAAAATGTACCATTTGAGTGTCAAGATGCTCTAAATGTTTGGGGATCGACTCTACTCCTCCTGGGGTCGACTTCAACTCTATCCCAAGTATTTTTGACTCAAGTTCAAGCTTCGTGCCAAGTGTTCCACTTCGTGCCATTTCGTGCTAAACGTATCAGGGTCGGCTCCAAAcctcttggggtcgaccctagcTATAATTCTCTGCATATAAAAGTTAGACATGCATAAGGGATCCATAGAGAAATAATTTCAAGTAAAATAGAATGCATGGCACAATAATGTTTCATATTCTTAATAGTAAAATTAcagaattgcccttttaggtattctTAACTTGAAACTTTGTCAAAATGAATTTCTAatctttctaccattctctattacaaattttatcttgttattaATTCTTGAGAGTTGTTTTGACCGTATATTCATAATGTATCGTGAATGTATCGAAGGTGTGTTATTTATTAATGATAtatcgagttaatttgcatttctaatttgatatggcctcaatggttatgttaatcatcaaaataacattatcatcctcagcCTCGATGCTGGTTTCAGAATGTTGCTATGTGATATTCGTAGGCTCTTAGCTGAGTGTGGACTTTCGGGGGTCACACATGTTTATAGGGAGGCAGAAAGCACGGCTGACTGGATGGCATCATTCGTAGCCCACCATGCTGGAGGCTTTATTTAGGCCAATCACGTGGCAGTACCTTACGATTTGTGTTATCTTCTTTTTACTAATTCTATTGGTTGCACCCATGCTCGACATGTGGGAGCTAccgttgtatcaaaaaaaaataaaaaaataaattttatcatatttggttggtggaaaaattATTTAGAAAAATGACATCGATAAAAAATTACTATGCTTGGTTGAAGGTAatcttatataaaaatattgccaAATCTCCAACAATacctttaaataaataatttaaataatgatATTTTTTAGTTTATTTATTCATCATTTATGTCCCACCTATATGAATGTTGTCGATATTCGCTATTTcgaatattgaaatatatttaaataagttagtaaatattttaaaattaattatgcatgtactagaaaatatatttcttattataaataaattttagtatataaataaatatattaattattgatAAATCCTAtgttagatttattgataatttataaatatttataaatatttactaataattaatatttattaataattatattgatatattaatatttataaatatgatTAAACAAGATATtaatatgaaaaataatataattaattatataatgtaattaatatactattaatataatataaatgaggATATTTTAATCACTAAATGATAGCTTCAAATTACCTTCACTCACTCGGTAACCTAATGTGGGAAAACAAATATCATCCGTagtgatatttatttttaatatatatatatatatatatatatatatatatatatatatatatatatatatatatatatatatatatatatatatagcattcgttatttattttactatttttttatttaattttttaatcaaataTAGTAATTTAATATAGAATTTATTTTTGATTATCGTCAATCAAATGCATCATTAGAAAATAGATATAAGATCCgcatcatttatttatttattggcaaCATTTTCCCTATTCTCCTCCGCGGCTCACCACAACGGTAGATGAATCATCGCGAACCCCATTCCCTTCTTTACCGTTCTCTCGGGTCTTCTTCTCCACCCTTCTCATCATCATAGCCATTTAGCGAGCAAAGAGAGAATGGCGTGCATGCACGATCACAGCTGCGAGGATCACAACTGCTCCGCGGATTGGTCTCTCTATAAGCACATAGATTTCTCTAAGGCATGTTCACATCTACAAACTTTTagatttctctttttcttgatcGGCTTTAATAGATTTGAGTTCCCGTGTTTCCAGATCACCTCCGAGTTCTTTCATTGCATTTAGTGTTCTCTTTCAAATTACTTCTGGGTTTACCGGAATTATCCAGATTCTATTTCCGGCCATATTTTCCCCCTTCTTAACCTATCTCTCGATGCTTATCCGTAGTGGTGGctaatatttttctagtttggaTTTCTCGTAATGAAAGAAAGATCAGCAGATACTGCTTTAAAAGAGTCAAGAACTTAAGGATTTCTGCTGTCATATTTAGACTTCTCGTTTCTTTCATCTAATATATAGGTTCTGGTCCAAGTTTCAACTGGGGATATATTGTAACGCAAGAGGGTCGAAGAAAATTGTTGTTTGTCTCGGGTCAATTCGGTACATGTGGTGGGCGTTCTAGTGATTGAGCTGTGAACATGAGATAAAAGAAGGGGGATTTTGGTGAGGACTTATGATGTCTAAAGGAGGGCTTTGATTTCCTGTGAAAGGAGTCGAGCTTGATAAAGCGTTAATGTGATGAAATTGGTGATGAGCCTCCCGAGACTGATTAGATGACCATCAAATGGTGGATCTTGATGCTGCTAttcttgtgtgtgtgtgtgtgtgtgtgtgtgtgtgtgtgtgtgtgtgtgtgtgtgtgtgtgtgtgtgtccgtGCATTTCCAGAGAAAATATTCACAAATCTATTTCCACCGTTGACGCTAActtactcctctctctctctccctctcgagAATTTTTCAGAATAAACTAAAGTAGTGTACATCTATGAACAAATAAGCTGTGCTAACTCCTTTCACATACATGGGAACATGTGCGAGTGCCTGATGGGCAAGCTGCTTACTCCATTGCTACGCAGTCTACATCATGTATAGCAGGCACGAGTCGTTATATACTTGATGACCACTTGATTGATCATCCAAAGatagctttctttttctttttttgaattcaTTATCTATAGATTTCCAAGACATTACCTTTACTTTTTTCTTCTATGTATAGAGTATCCTTTGAGTATACTAATTTGAGCtgattgttttctttctttttcttacttCCCAGGTATCAGCTCTGAATGAATCAATTGCAGGAAGTGTAAAGTCAGTTTTTAAACCTTGGGAACATCGAGTGGATACTTCAGAGGTACTGCTTAGGATATGCTGTTATCATTATTGAAGTAGTTCAAACTAATATAGTTAAAAactttgcaattattccttcttacaAATTGTTAGAAGAAAGGATTTCTTTGTGGCAATATTCCTTTTGAATGGTTCCAACGAGGACATATCATGACTTT is a genomic window of Phoenix dactylifera cultivar Barhee BC4 chromosome 4, palm_55x_up_171113_PBpolish2nd_filt_p, whole genome shotgun sequence containing:
- the LOC103712969 gene encoding T-complex protein 1 subunit delta-like — encoded protein: MRTRLGPEGIDKMIASASCKVITSSNGATILNKMEVLQPAAKMLVDVSRSQDTNADDGTTTIIVLAGFLRRRSLFLLPVDVHATIVSTASPSAPSMSSMAWPSPSISPIVTPSSCSPSPPYTSPSSPSSSSTLSYPSSTPPSPISLTTVMSPTVTPSLSKGSSLMRRSTMLPEARLVVGPTALRLSHSLPEASNNASPLTSPMAGNL